One stretch of Anguilla anguilla isolate fAngAng1 chromosome 5, fAngAng1.pri, whole genome shotgun sequence DNA includes these proteins:
- the LOC118227656 gene encoding SLAM family member 6-like isoform X2 has product MNWDLGGGWTLRSGGRWVKKDVCVTSVQSKILNGILGQTITFPSVVKEIGFIFKNKSEIATVAGEIEPTDDRYGTRLQWNNSTGLFSLTDLRRGDSGEYGVQHKDGKTDNYQLVVWDPVPRPLVSSRNKMKPSCSVLCSVENGRGVTLSWHREGQTLSHTSSPNFSSPLSVPLEIETNSAPYSCVATNPVSNKTVTVRPEEHCFGKSKQLSQDLRKSPVPNN; this is encoded by the exons Atgaattgggatttgggaggtggctggaccctgagatccggtgggaggtgggtgaaaaaag atGTGTGCGTCACCTCTGTCCAATCGAAAATCCTGAACGGCATTTTGGGACAGACGATCACTTTCCCCTCAGTGGTGAAGGAGATTggcttcattttcaaaaataagagTGAAATTGCAACAGTGGCCGGTGAGATCGAGCCCACCGATGACCGCTATGGCACCCGGCTGCAGTGGAACAACAGCACTGGACTCTTCTCCCTGACTGACCTGAGGAGGGGGGACTCTGGAGAGTACGGGGTACAGCACAAGGATGGCAAAACCGACAACTACCAGCTggttgtgtggg ATCCAGTACCCAGACCACTGGTGTCCAGCAGGAACAAGATGAAACccagctgcagtgtgctgtgctctgtggagAATGGGAGAGGGGTCACCCTGTCCTggcacagagaggggcagacacTGTCCCACACCAGCAGCCCTAATTTCAGCTCCCCCCTGTCCGTCCCTCTGGAGATAGAAacgaacagcgccccctacagctGCGTGGCAACAAACCCTGTCAGTAATAAGACTGTCACAGTCAGACCTGAAGAGCACTGCTTTG